A window of Nonomuraea angiospora genomic DNA:
CGATCTTCTCGGCCAGCACGATCAGCGCCTTCCACAGTGCCCAGCCCCGGGCCCGCGCCCACATGGCGCGATCCTGGCCGGCGACCTGCCGGAAGGCCTCCCGGCTGTCGCCCGAGAGCATCGTCCAGGCGATCACCAGATCACAGGCGGGATCGCCGACGCCCGAGGTCCCGAAGTCGATGACGGCGGCCAGCTTCCCCTCCCTGACCAGCAGGTTGCCGGCGGCGAAGTCGCCGTGGAACCACACCGGCGGCCCGGACCAGGTCGCCTCCAGGGCGGCGTCCCAGACGGCCGACGCCAGGCCGGTGTCGAGCTGACCGTCCAGCGCGGCGAGGGCGCGACGGGTCTGCTCGTCGTAGTGCGCCGGCGGCGCGCCCCTGTAGAAGCTGTGCGCACCGGCCCGAGGCCCGCCCGCGGCGTCCACGCGCCGCAGCGCGAGGAGGAATTCGGCCAAAGACTCCGCGAACCCGCACGGGTCGTCCACGCGGTCGAGGGTGGCGGTCTGGCCGTCCAGCCACCTGCGGATCGACCAGTCGAACGGGTATCCCGCGCCCGGCACGCCCTTGGCCAGCGGCACGGGAACCGCGACCGGCAAGGACGGCGCGAGGACCGGCAGCCACCGATGTTCCTTGTCCACCGCCGGCGCGTAGCCGGCAGCGGTCGGAAGGCGCACCGTCATCTCCTCGCCGAGCCGATAGGTGCGGTTGTCCCATCCGTCGACCTCGACCGGCGTCACGGGCAGCTCGCTCCACTGCGGGAACTGGTCCTCGAGCAGCCGCTTGACCAGTGAGGCGTCGATTCCGGCACGTCCGTCGGGGGGCATGATGTCGACCACCCCGAGAGTGTGGCGGCCTCGACCGCCGCCGGGCAAAGGGTTTTCAGGCCGGCCTCTCGTCCTCCTCGAAGCAGAGCTCGCCGCCGAGCTGGGCGCCCAGCTCCAACTGGTCGTAGTAGATGCGGTGGCTGACGATGAGATCGTCCTCCACGGTCGAGACGCTGCACGCGCGCACGAGGATGGGGCGGCCGGTCGCCGGGGCCACGCCCCCTCCGGGCATCAGGTAGGCGCCCTTGTGCGTGCCGCTCAGGGTGTACTCCGCCACCAGGGTGTCACCCAGGATCGTGAGCGACTGGATGGTGCACCTCGAGTCCGGGAACGCCTCGATGAACGCGCCGTAGTAGGAGGCGATCTCGTCCCTGTCCTGGCCCACGCCGTCCGGCGCGACGAGGACCGCACCGCGGCTGAAGGTGTCCGCGAGATCGTCCACGTCGTGGCGGTTGAAGGCTCTGCGCAGCCGGTCCAGCGGGCGTCGGGGATCAGACATCGACTCATTTTAATGGCCAGAAGGGCAATTATTGGGCCAACCCTCAGTACAGAAATATCGGGAAAAATCCGTTTTTCTGGAGACATATACGTCTGTCACGGTTCGCCGAGCCGTCCTGTCAGAGAGGGTGACCACCCTGGTGCCGGCATCGCCCCGGCGACTACCATCTCGGCCAGTTCGGAAAACGAGGAGTGCCTGCCCGGTGAAAGTCGAGACCGCCTGATGCAGGCCGTCCTCCACGCGGCGGGGATCTCCGCCGGGTGCGCCCTCGCCCTCGCCCCGGCCCTGCTGCCCTCCGCGCATCCCACCAGGAGGTGGCCGCACGTCGTCATGGCGCTCGGCATGGCGGCCGGGCACCTGGGCGGCTGGTTCCTGCCCGCCGCGGTGCTCGCGCTGCTGACCGCCGGCTGGCTGTGCGGCTCCCCCTCCCGCCGCGCCGAGACCGGCCATCACATCCAGGACTTCGTGGTCATGTCCATCCTCCTGGTGCTGACGGCGTCCGGCTCGCCCCCTCTCGCCGGCGCCGCGTCCGGGCACCCGCACGGAGGCGGTGCGCCGGCCGCGGTGGCCCTGGCCATCGGGCTGGCCTGGACCTGCGCCCGGCTCGTCCGCGTCCTGCCCGCACGCGGCGCGGACCGAAGAATGTTCGGTCAGGACGTCTGCTCGGCCGGAATGGCGGCCAGCATGGCCTTCATGGCCGCGCTGGCCCTCTGACGGGTCAGCGCGCTGTCACACATCGGGGCGCTGCCTTGTCTGAGCTGGTACACGGCCGGACCGAGCCGGCCACCGTCCCGTGAAGGGAACCCCGATGAGCATCGATCAGGCTCACGCCCACCAGCTGGAGAGCCCCGACAAGAGCGGGCCGCTACCGAAGATCGAGATCGTCGCCACCGTGCCGGGGGCGCCGCCCGCGCCGGAGGGCGCCGAGGCCATGACGATCCTGGTCACGCTGCCGCCGGACAGCCCGGGCGCGCCGCCGCACCGCCACTCCGGCCCCGCGTACGGGTACGTGGTCAAGGGCGCCATCAACTTCGAGCTCGAAGGCGAGCCCGTGCGGGTCGTCCGGGCCGGTGAGGCGTTCTGGGAGCCCGGTGGGGACGTGATCCACTACCAGGACGGCAACCACCTGGCCGACGAGGAGTCGGCGTTCGTGGTGACGATGTTCTGCGCGCCCGGGCAGCCGATGCTGATCCCGGTCAGCCCGCAGGAGCTGGAGGCCCGGCGAGACCGTCGCGCGCCGCGAGCATGACCGAGGCGGCCCTGTTCACGACCGCGCACTGAAGACAAAGAAGGCGGGAATCGGGGGCGTTTCCCGCCTCTTCAGAGAAAGACGTGCGCTTGGGCGGGTTTTCACCGTTTATATAGCTGTGATTGTCACTGTTTATATAGATTTGCGCTCGCAAACAACGGGGGAAACCATGGAGAAGACGCTTGACCAGGATCGGGTGAAGGAGTTCCTGGAACGCGTGATGATCGACAACGGTGCCGCCCTCGCGGGCCTCTGCACGTCGATCGGCACCCGGCTCGGGCTCTACCAGGCGATGGCCGGTGCCGGGCCGCTGACCTCCGAGGCGCTCGCCGCCCGTACCGGCCTCGACGAGCGGTACGTACGGGAGTGGCTGGCCTCCCAGGTGGCCGGCCAGTACGTGCGCCACGAGCCCGGCACGGACACCTATGTGTTCCCCGACGAGCACGCCGCCGTGCTCGCGGACCCGGCCTCTCCCGCGTACTCGGCCGGGGCGTTCGCCATGCTCCAGCCGCTCTACGCCACCGAGGACGCGCTGGTGGACGCCTACCGGACCGGCGGCGGCGTGGGCTGGGAGGAGCACGGGCCCGCCTTGTACGAGGGGGTGGCCGCGTTCTTCCTCCCCGGCTACGCGGCGTCCCTGGTGCAGGAGTGGTTGCCGGCCATGGACGGCGTGGTGGAGGGGCTGGAGCGGGGCATGTCCGTCGCCGACGTCGGCTGCGGCTTCGGCCACAGCACGTTGCTCATGGCGCACGCGTACCCCCGCTCCCGCTTCCACGGCTTCGACTTCCACGGCCCGTCCGTCGAGAGGGCGCGGCGGGCGGCGGCGGAGCAGGGGCTGGCCGACCGGGTGAGCTTCGAGGTCGCGGGCGCGGGCGACTTCCCCGGCGGCGACTACGGCCTGATCACCTTCTTCGACTGCCTGCACGACCTCGGTGACCCCGGCGCCGCGTTCCGGCGCGCCGCGCGGACGCTGGCCGCCGGCGGCGCCTGCCTGATCGTCGAGCCGAACGCCGCCGCGGCGCCCCAGGACAACATCAACCCGCTCGGCCGGGCGTTCACGGCGACGTCCGCGACGTTGTGCCTGCCCGGGGCGCTGGCCCAGAAGGGGCCGTACGCGCTGGGGAACCACGCCGGCGAGGACGCCCTGCGGCGCATCGCGCACGAGGCCGGCCTGCGCACCTGGAAGCTGGCCGCGCAGAGCCCCGCCAACCTCGTCTACGACGCCCGCCGCTGATCCCCCGAGCGCGTCAGCCGTCCTCGTCGTCCCAGTCGTCCTCTTCGTCGTCCCACAGGTCGCTGGGCGGCAGCGGGTGCTCGTCGTCGACGAGCGAGTCGTCCACGTAGCGCCGCCAGGCGCGGCTCTCGCCCGGGTCGGCCCAGTCGTCCTCGGTGATCCTCGGGACGGGGATGGTGGCCCGCTGGTGGTCGACCATCCACGAGTTGCGGAAGAAGTCGAACCTGAGGTGCCGGCAGCCGGCGGACTCGGTGTAGATGATGGGCGGGACGAGGAACTGCGCCACGCCGACCTTGGCCGCGACGACCACGTAGTCCTCGGGGATGGATTCGTCGTTCCAGCAGGCGGCGAAGTTCACCGGCTGGAGCGCGCCCTTGCCGAGCACGTGGATGAGGTTGTCCTGGATGACGAACCGGTCCGGGTCGAGGGCCACGTCCTCGCCGAGCATGAGGATCGGCGCGGGCAGGATGTGCGCCTTGGCGAAGGACTGCGCGTCGGTGTAGAGATCGATGATCTCGTCGTGGCGCGTGGGGTCGTAGCGTCCGGAGGAGTGGAACGGGCAGCAGATCCGGAGGTTCGGCTCCTCCGGCTCGGGAAAGAATCCGGACTTGTCCACCCGCGTCATGACGGACCCGCCGCGCCTGGCACTCAGGAACTCGGGGATCCAGCCGGCGTCGTCGGACTCGATCACCTCCGTCTCGCACAGCGCCCGGAACGCGGTGTCGCCGAGCTTGCAGTTGAAGTAGTCGAGCAGGGTGAGCGCGGCGCACTCCGCCGGCGACAGCTCCTCGCTCTTGGCGAACCAGAAGTCGTAGCCGTTGGTCACGAAGTGCACCCCGCGGAACTCCTTGTGCACGAAGGTCTCGCGGGTGGGGCCCTCCCCCAGGCCGTTCCAGTGGGCGGCCGCCACCTGGTTGTAGTACGCGTCGGCGTGCCGGGCCAGCTCCGGCGCGAACACGCTCTCACCGGTGAGATAGCACGCCTTGCTGAACAGCTCGCCGATCTCCGGCGCCTCGGTGACCTCGTCGGCGGCGAAGATCAGCTCGGTACGCAGGAACACCTTGCGGCCGTCGCGGTAGGGGGCGCCCTCGTGCTCGTACCGCTGGTCGAAGATCACGCACGTGAACTCGCCGATCTCGCCGAGCGCGGCGCCGCCGACCAGGTCGAGCGCCGGCGACCCCGTGCCGCCGGTCAGGTAGAGCAGCACCGTGTACCGGGAGATGTGCCGCCGCGCCGCGTCGAAGTACGGCGTGTCCCGGTGCCGGTGGAAGTTCGCGTCGCCGGGCTCGAACCGGTTGCACCTGAACACCGGGTTCACGTGCGAGAACCCCTCCGCCGTCGCCGGCGGCAACGCGTCGGCCACCGCCGCGCTCAACGCCTCGGCCAGCAGCGCCGAGTGGAAGATGAACCGTTCACCGCCCCGGGACCCGGCGTTCAACGGCGGCACGTACAGCTTCAGCTCGTCCAGCCGCTCCAGGCGGGTCCGGGCCTCGGCCGGCAACCGCAGCGAGAACGAGAACACCCCCTCCGCGAGCTCCGCCCGCTCGGCCAGCTCCGCCTCCAGCGGCACGCCCTCGAACAGGCGGTCCAGCGGGACGATGTTCTCGAACGTGCGGAACGACAACTCGTGCGGATCCACGAACACCGCCGCCAGGTACGGCGCGTCCGCGCTCGGCCGGGCGAACAGGTCCCGCACCCGCTCGTCGATCCGCTCGGCGTCGATGAACCGCACCGCCTTGAACCGCGCCGACGGATGCCAGGAAAGGTCCAGCCCGTCCACCGTCGCGGCCGGCTCGGCGTCGGTCGCGTCCACCTCCGCCCGGTATCGGGCGGCCTCCTCGGCGGGCGCGTCGCCGGCCGACAGGACGAAGAAGCGATCCCGGAGTTCGATGCTCACATGGACCTCCACATGCTGCGCAGTCCGGACGGAAGGTTCGCGGCGTGCGCCAGTTCGCGCACGCCGTCCCGGCCCACATCGGAGCCGTACAGCCACAGCCGCGCGAGGGACCCGGCGAACGGGGCCGCGATCAGGGCCTGCGCGCCGGCCTCGCCGAGGTCGTTGTAGCGCAGGTCGAGCTCGGTCAGCTCCGGGAACCGGTGCAGGGAGCGCACGCCGTCGGCGCTCAGCTTGTTGCGCTGCAGGTGCAGGCGGCGCAGTCCGCTCAGGTGCGGGGACGCCGCGAGGGCCGCCAGACCGGCGTCGCCGATCCGGCAGTACCGCAGTTCCAGTGCCCGCAACCGGTCCGTGCGGAGCGAGGCGGCGAGGAGTTCGGCGCCGTGCGGGCCGAGGTCCAGGTAGGAGAGGTCGAGCCCGGCGAGCCGGCCGAGATCCAGCCCGTTGAGCGCCTCCATGTCCGGGCGCCCGGACCGACCCCCACCTTCCTCATCGTCGTCCTCGTCGTCCTCGTCGTCGTCCTCGTCCCAGTCGTCATCCTCGTCGTCCCAGTCCTCGTCCTCGTCGGACTCCGCGTCCGACCAGATCCGCAGCTTGGTGACGAACCGGCCGCGCAGCACCTGCTCCACGACCTCGCGGACGTCGTCCGACCACGGGACGGCGACCTCCGTGGCGAAGCCGTACCGGCGGGCCAGCACCCGCACCGTCGCCGGCAACCCGTCGTCCCACCCGCCCTCGTGCTCCGCGACGAGGTCGGCGATCTCCCGCTCAATGGCCGGGCGGTCGGCGGGACGGGTCCGCGCCAGGCGCTGTTCGAGGCGGATCAGCGTGCCTCTGGCGTCGCCCTGCTCCAGCAGCCGGTCACTGTAGGCGTCCCACGAGGCGAGGTCATCGGGCTGAGCCCGTAACGCGTCTTCGACGGCGGTCGCTTGCATTCGTACGAATGTACGGAGATCGACAGATGTGTCAAGGCGCCGCGCATCATCTGTAAACGGACCCCGGATGACCGCGCGGGCAGGTATCGTGCTGCGCCGAGTACATGATCGTCTACGTGTCCCAGGCGGCACGGTGTCGTCGCGGCGCTCTCGGGCGGAGCCAGGGGGCCCGCCTCACTTGGAGGTCTCCACCGTGAATTCACCGGGTCCTGAGCAGGGCCGGGACGACGACGATGCCGCCGCCGAGAGGCGGGCGTGGGAGTCCGCCGCCCGTGCCTGCTACCGGGAGATCGGGGTCCCGTTCCCGGAACGGGTCGTGTGGGTGTCCTCACCGCTCGTCGGCGCGTTCGCCGCACCGATCGCGGCCTGCCTGAGCACCGGCCACCGCAACAACCGCGTCCTGGAGTCCGTCTACCGCGCGGTGGACGGCACCGCCGGCGAGAGCGTCGGCCACGCCGTGCGCGCCGCGGTCCGGGTCGCGGCCGACGGGGCGGCGAGCGATCCGGTGTACGGCGCGGCCGCCACCGCCCTGCACGCCGAGATCGCCGCGACGATGGGCTCCGCGCTGGCCTCGGCGGTACGGGACCTGCCCGCCCGCGAGGAGGGCCGCAATGCGCTGGCCGGCGTGTTGAACCTGGTCGCCGCCGCGTCGGAGACGGCCGTGGGGGCGGCGGTGGACGCGGCGGTGGGCGGCCCGCGGCAGGACACGATCCGCGGCGAGGTACGCCGGCTGTGGCGGGCCCACCTGGCCTTCCAGCGTTCCGGCACCTGGCTGCCCCTGGTCGGCCACTTCAGACAGGCCCCGCCCCCAGGACACGACCCGGCCTCAGGGCGCGACGAGGATCGGCCGCCGCAGGGCGCCGTGGAGCAGGAGGCGGCGCGGTCCGCGCCCGCCGGCTGGTGGTGGTGGCCCTTCCTCGACTTCGTCATGCTCTGCCCGCGCCCGACCGAGCTGCACCTGGAGCAGGTCGGCGAGGGCGCCGGGGCCGCGCAACGGCCGCACCGCGCCGACGGTCCCGCGGCCGGCTGGTCCGACGGGTTCGGGGTCTACTTCTGGCACGGCACCCAGGTCACCCGGGCCGTCATCGACGACACCCTCACCGCCGACGAGATCCTCCGCGAGACCAACGCCGAGATCCGCCGCTGCGCCATCGAACGCCGCGGCTGGGACCGCTTCATCACCGAGGCCGGCCTGGCCCAGATCGGGCCCGCCGTACCCGATCCCGGCAATCCCGGGCAGACCCTCACCCTGCACGACGTGCCCGATGACATCTACACCACGCACGTGCGGGTCCTGCTGTGCACCAACGGCACCGTCGAGCGGGACGGCACCCGCCGCCGCTT
This region includes:
- a CDS encoding aminoglycoside phosphotransferase family protein, which gives rise to MVDIMPPDGRAGIDASLVKRLLEDQFPQWSELPVTPVEVDGWDNRTYRLGEEMTVRLPTAAGYAPAVDKEHRWLPVLAPSLPVAVPVPLAKGVPGAGYPFDWSIRRWLDGQTATLDRVDDPCGFAESLAEFLLALRRVDAAGGPRAGAHSFYRGAPPAHYDEQTRRALAALDGQLDTGLASAVWDAALEATWSGPPVWFHGDFAAGNLLVREGKLAAVIDFGTSGVGDPACDLVIAWTMLSGDSREAFRQVAGQDRAMWARARGWALWKALIVLAEKIGTDEEQAAVQRRVIDEVLADHKSAG
- a CDS encoding ester cyclase produces the protein MSDPRRPLDRLRRAFNRHDVDDLADTFSRGAVLVAPDGVGQDRDEIASYYGAFIEAFPDSRCTIQSLTILGDTLVAEYTLSGTHKGAYLMPGGGVAPATGRPILVRACSVSTVEDDLIVSHRIYYDQLELGAQLGGELCFEEDERPA
- a CDS encoding cupin domain-containing protein; this encodes MSIDQAHAHQLESPDKSGPLPKIEIVATVPGAPPAPEGAEAMTILVTLPPDSPGAPPHRHSGPAYGYVVKGAINFELEGEPVRVVRAGEAFWEPGGDVIHYQDGNHLADEESAFVVTMFCAPGQPMLIPVSPQELEARRDRRAPRA
- a CDS encoding class I SAM-dependent methyltransferase encodes the protein MEKTLDQDRVKEFLERVMIDNGAALAGLCTSIGTRLGLYQAMAGAGPLTSEALAARTGLDERYVREWLASQVAGQYVRHEPGTDTYVFPDEHAAVLADPASPAYSAGAFAMLQPLYATEDALVDAYRTGGGVGWEEHGPALYEGVAAFFLPGYAASLVQEWLPAMDGVVEGLERGMSVADVGCGFGHSTLLMAHAYPRSRFHGFDFHGPSVERARRAAAEQGLADRVSFEVAGAGDFPGGDYGLITFFDCLHDLGDPGAAFRRAARTLAAGGACLIVEPNAAAAPQDNINPLGRAFTATSATLCLPGALAQKGPYALGNHAGEDALRRIAHEAGLRTWKLAAQSPANLVYDARR
- a CDS encoding DUF6745 domain-containing protein — its product is MNSPGPEQGRDDDDAAAERRAWESAARACYREIGVPFPERVVWVSSPLVGAFAAPIAACLSTGHRNNRVLESVYRAVDGTAGESVGHAVRAAVRVAADGAASDPVYGAAATALHAEIAATMGSALASAVRDLPAREEGRNALAGVLNLVAAASETAVGAAVDAAVGGPRQDTIRGEVRRLWRAHLAFQRSGTWLPLVGHFRQAPPPGHDPASGRDEDRPPQGAVEQEAARSAPAGWWWWPFLDFVMLCPRPTELHLEQVGEGAGAAQRPHRADGPAAGWSDGFGVYFWHGTQVTRAVIDDTLTADEILRETNAEIRRCAIERRGWDRFITEAGLAQIGPAVPDPGNPGQTLTLHDVPDDIYTTHVRVLLCTNGTVERDGTRRRFGLTVPADCTDPIQAAAWTYGLTPAQYAGAQRRS